TGAGATTTTGAAGGATAAAATGGCTTTTTGTGTAAAAATCTTATGAACAAGGTTTTACATTATTTTCAACACTCTTTTTTTTAAAATAATCCAGTATTTCTTGTGTTGACATCATAGATAATTTTTTACTCAACAAATCTCTTTGCTGACGCATAAATTTTACAGAATCAAATGTTTTTTCAATTGTCTTCATAATCTCCAAATTCCCTTGGGGAACGTATTTCCAGTTGATTTAAACCATTTTTTAAATTTATCGAATTGTACCCACTTATTCTTTGAATATTAACTATATGTTTAAAGTTCCAACTTATCAAAAAATCTGCTTTATTTAATGTAGCTAATGCTATGTGTAAACAGTCTGCAAAACTTGTCTTTCCAACGACTTTTTCTGAAATGTATTCTGAAGCTAACTCGATTGCTTCATTTGTTGTTTCTATAAATTCAGTATATTCAGATTTTATACTTTTTACTAGTTTTTTAACTTTTTCCGGGGCATTTTCAATTTCATCCTGAGTGATATTTGAATAAAGTAAAATAAAATCCCCTTTATGAATTTTCTCAAACAAAGGTATTGTATGTTCTGAAAACTCCTCATCAAAATAACCTCCAAAAACAGAAGTATCAATATAAATTCTTTGTTTCAATTTTATATCAATTTTTACAATTCAAATATACAATTCAATTTTCAAAGAATATTAATATATTAGCCAAAGCGATTTAAAGTAATATTATTCAGGTAATTCCATTTTACAATTTGAGCGTTTTCTTATTCCCAACCGCTATAGCAAGGTATTAAAAAACATCATCCATTAATCCTCCTATAGCCAAATTTATAGAAATCAAAATATTTTTTTAGCTAAAACCTATTCTAATTAATAAGTTTACTTTGAAATTAATTGACACATTCTAATATTTTTTATCACTAATCCCATTACTTGTCTTGACAATTATCATAGAATAAAAGTATTTTTCTGTTCAGTTTTGAAGAAAAATACAATATGCTGTCAGACATCGAAATTGCTCAAAATGCTCCTATAAAACACATAAAAGAAATAGCAGCTTCACTCAACATCTCCAACGACGACCTGGAATATTACGGTAAATACAAAGCAAAACTTCCATTGAAGCTCATTGATCAGAATAAAATATCCAAAAACCATCTGATTCTTGTCACGGCCGTCACTCCTACCCCTGCTGGAGAAGGAAAAACCACCATGACAGTAGGTTTGGTAGATGGACTGAATAAAATCGGAGAAAAAGCAATAGCCATTTTACGTGAACCATCCTTAGGACCGGTATTTGGATTAAAAGGAGGTGCTGCCGGCGGGGGATATGCCCAGGTGATACCCATGGAAGACATCAATCTCCATTTTACCGGTGATTTTTCAGCCATAGAAAAAGCCAACAATCTTTTGGCTGCATTGATTGACCACAACCTCCAAAACAATAAACGTTCCCTGCAAATAGACCCAAGAAGCATAACCTGGAAAAGAGTCATTGACCTCAACGACAGAGCACTCAGACATACTGTAATCGGACTAGGTGGTAACCAAAACGGAATGGTGCGGGAAGATGGATTTAATATCACTCCGGCCTCAGAAATCATGGCAATTTTGTGTATGAGCCAAAGTCTCGATGACCTTAAACAGCGACTGGGAAATATTTTTATTGGTCAAACCTACGCCGGAACACCAGTTTTTGCCCGTGACCTCAATGCTGTAGGTGCGATGACCATCTTGCTTAAAGATGCCATAAAACCCAACCTCGTACAAACTTTGGAAGGCAACCCTGCCATACTTCATGGGGGACCATTTGCGAGCATTGCCCAGGGTACCAACTCAATTCTTGCAACTAAAATGGGATTGTCGCTGGCCGATTATGTGGTAACTGAGGCAGGTTTTGGTGCCGACCTGGGTGCTGAAAAGTTTTTTGACATCAAATGCCGTACATCCGGACTAAAGCCAATAGCCGTGGTTATGGTGACTACTATCAGAGCCATGCGACACCATGGAGGGGCAAAAAAAGCAAACTTAGACCAACCATCTGCTGCGAAAGTACTGAAAGGCTGTGAAAACTTGGGCAAGCATCTCGAAAACATGCGGCATTTTGGCATGAAAGCCATAGTA
The sequence above is a segment of the Cytophagaceae bacterium genome. Coding sequences within it:
- a CDS encoding formate--tetrahydrofolate ligase, with product MLSDIEIAQNAPIKHIKEIAASLNISNDDLEYYGKYKAKLPLKLIDQNKISKNHLILVTAVTPTPAGEGKTTMTVGLVDGLNKIGEKAIAILREPSLGPVFGLKGGAAGGGYAQVIPMEDINLHFTGDFSAIEKANNLLAALIDHNLQNNKRSLQIDPRSITWKRVIDLNDRALRHTVIGLGGNQNGMVREDGFNITPASEIMAILCMSQSLDDLKQRLGNIFIGQTYAGTPVFARDLNAVGAMTILLKDAIKPNLVQTLEGNPAILHGGPFASIAQGTNSILATKMGLSLADYVVTEAGFGADLGAEKFFDIKCRTSGLKPIAVVMVTTIRAMRHHGGAKKANLDQPSAAKVLKGCENLGKHLENMRHFGMKAIVAINRFPTDTAEEIAIVVDFCAKYDIKAIESTGFAEGGTGMVEIAEEVRNLVSKNESSFSPLYDLDLPFEEKIKTIATKIYGADDVAYSVKAKMQLKQIDELGFGKLPVCMAKTPKSLSDDERKIGRPKDFIITIREFEYAAGAGFVIPILGEIMRMPGLPNIPAAESMDIDESGKIVGLS
- a CDS encoding type II toxin-antitoxin system VapC family toxin, with protein sequence MKQRIYIDTSVFGGYFDEEFSEHTIPLFEKIHKGDFILLYSNITQDEIENAPEKVKKLVKSIKSEYTEFIETTNEAIELASEYISEKVVGKTSFADCLHIALATLNKADFLISWNFKHIVNIQRISGYNSINLKNGLNQLEIRSPREFGDYEDN